From Epinephelus lanceolatus isolate andai-2023 chromosome 12, ASM4190304v1, whole genome shotgun sequence, the proteins below share one genomic window:
- the dusp28 gene encoding dual specificity phosphatase 28, giving the protein MLQLCKVTSALFISNARSACSDELLQKEAVTLCINVSKQQPFPSAAAITKLQIPVYDDPNEDLYAHFDRCADAIQKEANCGGRSVVYCKNGRSRSATVCIAYLMKHRRLTLTDALQKVKTARHEIDPNPGFLSQLQRYEQELKKRRGQTD; this is encoded by the exons atgctgcagctgtgtaaAGTCACCAGCGCTCTGTTTATCAGTAACGCGCGCTCAGCCTGCAGTGACGAGCTCCTCCAGAAGGAGGCGGTGACGCTCTGCATCAACGTGTCCAAGCAGCAGCCGTTTCCCTCTGCCGCCGCCATCACCAAGCTTCAGATCCCCGTGTACGACGACCCCAACGAGGACTTGTACGCTCACTTCGACCGCTGTGCCGACGCCATCCAGAAAGAGGCGAACTGTGGAGGACGCAGCGTCGTCTACTGCAAGAATGGACGCAGCCGCTCGGCCACTGTCTGCATCGCCTACCTGATGAAACACCGCAGATTGACGCTGACCGACGCACTGCAG AAAGTGAAGACGGCTCGTCACGAGATTGATCCAAACCCCGGCTTCCTGTCTCAGCTGCAGAGATACGAGCAGGAGCTGAAGAAGAGACGAGGACAGacggactga
- the LOC144464960 gene encoding immunoglobulin lambda-1 light chain-like, whose product MILLHHLDSFTSADTFNSTQVFVSLSLTVGGGGYRIFGSGTKLFVTDEQVVKPVVSVYPAASRAHLEGKSSLLCLASAMFPPLVRFSWKRQEENGPLLPAEGEQLELRESGRTAAILLIRQKEIGTYKYRCSVQHQGGTVEAQTQQEVSYFPVQTFQSRVKLLCVLYTVLIVKSLVYCCGLSLLMILRNKGPSTNCTHAD is encoded by the exons ATGATACTGCTTCATCATTTGGACTCCTTCACCTCAGCTGACACATTCAACAGCACACAGGTTTTTGTatcactctctctcactgtgggaggtggagggtacAGGATCTTTGGCTCAGGAACTAAACTGTTTGTAACAG ATGAGCAGGTAGTGAAGCCCGTGGTGAGCGTGTACCCAGCAGCATCCAGAGCCCACCTGGAGGGGAAGAGCTCCCTGCTGTGTCTGGCCTCAGCCATGTTTCCTCCTCTGGTCCGCTTCTCCTGGAAAAGACAAGAGGAGAATGGACCTCTGCTCCCTGCTGAGGGAGAGCAGCTGGAGCTCAGAGAGTCGGGACGCACCGCCGCCATCTTGCTGATCCGTCAAAAAGAGATTGGTACATATAAATACcgctgctccgtccagcaccaGGGGGGCACAGTGGAGGCCCAAACACAACAAG aGGTTTCCTACTTTCCAGTCCAGACTTTCCAGTCCAGGGTGAAGCTGCTCTGTGTGCTGTACACAGTGCTGATAGTGAAGAGTctggtgtactgctgtggactctCTCTGCTGATGATCCTCAGAAACAAGGGACCGTCCACCAACTGCACACATGCTGACTGA
- the vcpip1 gene encoding deubiquitinating protein VCPIP1 translates to MSLLQSSKKKDKRILSGTCPDPKCQARLFFPAYGSISIECTECGQRHEQKNLLNVEEVTDPDVVLHNLLRNALLGVTGAPKKGTELVKVMGLSNYHCKLLSPVLTRYGMDKQTGKAKLLSEMNQGEMFDCSLLGDRAFLIEPDHVSTMGYGKDRSGSLIYLHDTLEEVKKANTNRECLIPVHVDGDGHCLVHAVSRALVGRELFWHALRENLKQNFKQNLDCYKALFQDFIDAAEWEDIINECDPLFIPPEGVPLGLRNIHIFGLANVLHRPIILLDSLSGMRSSGDYSATFLPGLVAEEQCRGKDGKLNKPICIAWSSSGRNHYIPLVGIKNTVLPKLPARLLPKAWGVPQELIKKYIKLEPDGSCVIGGDRSLQDKYLMRLVNAMEEVFMEKHNIHPSLVADVHQYVYRRTGVIGIQPEEVTEAAKKSVMENRLHRCLICGALSELHVLPEWLVPGGKLYNLAKSTHGQLRPDKNYSFPLNNVVCSYDPQRDVLVPDYKLSSLNTCNWCHGTSVRHIRGNGSVVYLDGDRTNTRSQGGKCGCGFKHFWEGKEYDNLPEAFPITLEWGGRVVRETVYWFQYETDPALNSNVYDVAMKLVTKHFPGEFGSEILVQKVVNTILHHTAKKNPDEYNPVSIDGAHVQRLTDTAETQPAVDPQPPTKIILTGQKAKTLHKEELTMSRAERSIQQSISEQALVTQKRRTDKLKQEQKGHGRTSSPRGSPEISSSSSAPATPTKSSSPSSSNKEKKIRVTTSDGRQAMLTLQAHTTFSELQRSIANQFGVPPAQQCIRYGFPPKELLPPKDGEENEPVALQHGDRVTVEILRGPEDKSPAASIPRASSSHSALHSGKSEDAVTSGRSSRELQDSIDLEMSSLCLLATLMGEDVWSYAKKLPHLFQQGGVFYNIVKKDMGLMDGKHCTLPHLTGKTFVYNAAEERLELCVDAAGHFPVGPDVEELVKEALVQLRSEAATRGSREGSPSHGVLRLGSGGVVRKKEQLQSVTAFQGKGHSLGSAGASSPPEHRPITRQHSSGVDLSASVSRGPPDLSDIPEDTTRELVRMAPGFVTMKDGRGLDPSLMEQQRKKLQEMVSSIQASMERHLREQQSAGAGDEARQERTGGTRTGAGQPASTVDHEPPAAAGATMASKPDGKAEEPEEMESQDAGQSNATEPMDHS, encoded by the exons ATGTCGCTGCTGCAGAGCTCCAAGAAAAAAGACAAGCGTATTTTGTCTGGTACCTGCCCAGACCCGAAATGTCAGGCGAGGCTATTCTTCCCCGCTTACGGCTCCATTAGCATCGAGTGCACGGAGTGTGGTCAACGCCACGAACAGAAGAACCTGTTAAATGTCGAAGAAGTGACTGACCCAGATGTTGTGCTCCACAATCTGCTCAGAAACGCCCTGCTCGGCGTCACCGGGGCCCCGAAGAAAGGCACGGAGCTGGTGAAAGTAATGGGGCTGTCTAATTACCACTGCAAGCTGCTGTCCCCGGTCCTCACCAGGTACGGCATGGATAAACAAACCGGCAAAGCCAAGCTGCTGAGCGAAATGAACCAAGGTGAGATGTTTGACTGCTCGCTCCTGGGAGACAGAGCTTTCCTGATTGAGCCGGACCATGTGTCCACCATGGGCTACGGCAAGGACAGGTCCGGGAGCCTCATATACCTCCATGACACTCTGGAGGAGGTCAAGAAAGCCAACACCAACAGGGAATGTCTGATCCCGGTCCATGTAGATGGAGACGGGCACTGCCTGGTCCATGCTGTGTCCAGAGCGCTGGTGGGCAGAGAACTGTTCTGGCACGCCCTGAGAGAAAACCTGAAACAGAACTTCAAGCAGAACCTGGACTGCTATAAGGCCCTCTTTCAGGATTTTATTGATGCTGCTGAGTGGGAGGACATCATCAATGAGTGTGACCCCCTGTTCATCCCACCTGAAGGCGTGCCTCTTGGACTACGCAACATCCACATATTTGGTCTAGCCAACGTCCTCCACCGACCCATAATCCTGCTGGACTCCTTGAGTGGAATGAGGAGCTCTGGGGATTATTCGGCCACCTTCCTGCCCGGGCTGGTGGCCGAGGAGCAGTGCAGGGGGAAAGACGGGAAGCTCAACAAACCCATCTGTATCGCCTGGAGCAGCTCGGGCAGGAACCACTACATCCCTCTGGTGGGAATCAAGAACACTGTGCTGCCCAAACTGCCTGCGCGCCTGCTGCCGAAGGCTTGGGGCGTCCCTCAGGAGCTCATCAAGAAGTACATCAAGCTGGAGCCAGACGGGAGCTGTGTGATTGGCGGTGACCGCAGCCTGCAGGATAAATATCTGATGCGGCTGGTAAACGCCATGGAGGAGGTGTTCATGGAGAAGCACAACATCCACCCATCGCTGGTGGCTGATGTGCACCAGTACGTCTACAGGCGCACCGGGGTTATTGGCATCCAGCCTGAAGAGGTGACCGAGGCAGCTAAGAAGTCGGTGATGGAGAACCGGCTGCACCGCTGCCTGATCTGTGGCGCCCTCTCTGAGCTCCATGTCCTGCCGGAGTGGCTGGTTCCTGGTGGGAAGCTCTACAACTTGGCCAAATCCACTCATGGCCAGCTGCGGCCGGACAAGAACTACAGCTTCCCCCTCAACAATGTGGTCTGTTCCTATGACCCCCAGAGAGACGTCCTCGTCCCAGATTATAAACTGAGCTCCCTCAACACCTGCAACTGGTGTCATGGCACATCGGTCCGCCACATCCGGGGCAACGGGTCAGTGGTTTACCTGGATGGAGACCGAACCAACACCCGGTCCCAGGGTGGGAAGTGTGGGTGCGGCTTCAAACATTTCTGGGAGGGGAAGGAGTACGACAACCTCCCTGAGGCCTTCCCCATCACGTTGGAGTGGGGGGGTCGGGTGGTGAGAGAGACGGTGTACTGGTTCCAGTATGAGACTGACCCTGCTTTGAACAGCAATGTGTATGATGTGGCCATGAAGCTGGTCACCAAGCACTTCCCGGGGGAGTTTGGCAGCGAGATCCTGGTGCAGAAAGTAGTCAACACCATCCTGCATCACACCGCCAAGAAGAACCCAGACGAATACAACCCAGTGTCCATCGACGGGGCTCATGTCCAGCGTCTCACCGACACTGCGGAGACTCAACCGGCGGTGGATCCCCAGCCGCCCACTAAGATCATCTTGACTGGTCAGAAAGCAAAGACGCTCCACAAAGAGGAGCTGACGATGAGCCGAGCGGAGCGCAGCATCCAGCAGAGCATCAGCGAGCAGGCCCTCGTCACGCAGAAGCGACGGACTGACAAGCTAAAGCAGGAGCAGAAGGGCCACGGCCGGACGTCTTCCCCCCGTGGGTCTCCAGaaatctcctcctcctcttcagctcCAGCCACGCCCACCAaatcctcctccccctcctcatcCAATAAGGAGAAGAAGATCCGTGTGACCACCAGTGATGGCAGGCAGGCCATGCTGACCCTGCAGGCCCACACCACCTtctcagagctgcagaggagcATCGCCAACCAGTTTGGCGTGCCACCGGCGCAGCAGTGTATCCGCTACGGCTTCCCGCCCAAAGAGCTGCTCCCCCCAAAGGATGGCGAGGAGAATGAGCCAGTGGCCCTGCAGCACGGCGACAGGGTGACGGTGGAGATACTGAGGGGCCCTGAGGACAAGAGCCCCGCGGCCTCCATACCCAGAGCCTCCAGCTCACACTCCGCCCTGCACTCGGGGAAGAGCGAGGATGCCGTGACGTCCGGCAGGAGCAGCCGTGAACTCCAGGACAGCATCGACCTTGAGatgtcctccctctgtctcctagCTACCCTGATGG GCGAGGACGTTTGGTCATATGCAAAGAAGCTGCCGCACTTATTCCAGCAGGGTGGAGTCTTCTACAACATCGTCAAGAAGGACATGG GCCTGATGGACGGGAAGCACTGCACGCTGCCTCACCTGACGGGGAAAACGTTTGTTTATAACGCAGCAGAGGAGCGCCTGGAGCTCTGCGTAGACGCTGCTGGTCATTTCCCCGTCGGCCCTGATGTGGAGGAGCTGGTGAAAGAGGCGCTGGTCCAGCTGCGCTCTGAGGCGGCCACCAGGGGCAGCAGAGAGGGGAGTCCATCCCACGGCGTGCTGCGACTTGGCAGTGGCGGCGTTGTCCGTAAGAAGGAGCAGCTGCAGAGCGTCACTGCCTTCCAGGGTAAGGGCCACTCTCTGGGCAGCGCCGGGGCCTCCTCCCCTCCAGAGCACCGGCCCATCACGCGCCAGCACAGCAGTGGTGTGGACCTGAGCGCCAGCGTGTCCCGAGGCCCCCCAGACCTGTCAGACATCCCTGAGGACACCACCAGGGAGCTGGTTCGCATGGCTCCAGGCTTCGTCACCATGAAGGACGGGCGTGGTCTGGACCCCAGCCTGATGGAGCAGCAGCGGAAGAAGCTGCAGGAGATGGTCTCCTCCATCCAGGCTTCCATGGAGCGCCAcctgagagagcagcagagcgccggcGCAGGGGACGAGGCCAGACAAGAGCGGACTGGCGGGACGAGGACGGGCGCAGGCCAACCAGCATCTACAGTCGACCACGAACCTCCAGCGGCAGCAGGTGCGACGATGGCGAGCAAACCAGACGGGAAGGCGGAGGAGCCAGAGGAGATGGAGAGTCAGGACGCCGGGCAGAGCAACGCCACCGAACCCATGGATCACTCCTGA